One region of Sulfuriroseicoccus oceanibius genomic DNA includes:
- the typA gene encoding translational GTPase TypA — MSVPIRNLAIIAHVDHGKTTLVDQLLQAGGTYRDNQATEERAMDSMDLEREKGITIKAKNTSIHWKDHTINIVDTPGHADFGAEVERVMKMVDGVLLVVDAAGGPQAQTRFVLRKALQQGLKPIVVVNKLDRPLADPEKVHDMVLELFLDLDASEEQFEAPFLYGSARDGYFMTDPNGERKDCEPLLEEILRYVPAPDADPEAPFKMLVSNVDWDDYVGRVAVGKVLGGSVKKGDTVWALRRDGTKVSAKVTKTFSYSGLSTHDSEGGSAGGIVGVAGFEDIDIGETLAADGEIEPLPFVDIDPPTVQMQFSINDGPFAGKEGKHVTSRAIRDRLMRELKTNISIQVEDTDVSGVFNVSARGAMQIAVLVETMRREGFELCVSRPNVIFRRDDEGKLLEPFETLYIEAPGEYSQGILKALVNRKGVMENMETEASGATFIQAVIPTRGIIGLETELVNLTSGHGIMSHLFKEYAPHAGEIVSRTTGTLVSMDQGVATTYSLQALLERGTLFVGAGDQIYAGMIVGENPRAGDLPVNPVKEKHLDNMRSAGKDKTSKMAPPLRFSLERSIEYIEADELVEATPKSLRLRKRILDANARKRAAKAAKG, encoded by the coding sequence ATGTCCGTTCCTATTCGTAACCTCGCGATCATCGCCCACGTTGATCACGGCAAAACCACTCTCGTTGACCAACTTCTTCAGGCCGGGGGAACCTATCGTGACAACCAGGCTACCGAGGAGCGCGCCATGGACTCGATGGACCTCGAGCGTGAAAAAGGCATTACCATCAAGGCCAAGAACACGTCGATCCACTGGAAAGACCACACCATCAACATCGTCGACACCCCGGGCCACGCCGACTTCGGTGCCGAGGTGGAGCGTGTGATGAAGATGGTGGACGGTGTGCTTTTGGTGGTGGACGCCGCGGGTGGCCCACAGGCGCAGACCCGCTTCGTGTTGCGCAAGGCTCTGCAGCAAGGGCTGAAGCCGATCGTAGTGGTGAACAAACTCGACCGTCCGTTGGCCGACCCTGAGAAGGTGCACGATATGGTGCTTGAGTTGTTCCTCGACCTGGACGCCAGCGAAGAGCAGTTCGAGGCACCATTCCTTTACGGCTCCGCCCGTGACGGCTATTTCATGACCGATCCGAACGGTGAGCGCAAAGACTGCGAGCCACTGCTCGAAGAGATTCTCCGCTATGTGCCGGCTCCGGATGCCGATCCTGAAGCACCATTCAAGATGCTGGTTTCTAACGTCGACTGGGACGACTACGTCGGCCGTGTCGCGGTGGGCAAAGTGCTCGGTGGCAGCGTGAAGAAGGGTGACACCGTGTGGGCGCTGCGCCGCGACGGCACCAAGGTTTCGGCCAAGGTTACCAAGACCTTCTCGTACTCCGGTCTCTCGACACACGACTCCGAAGGCGGAAGTGCCGGTGGTATCGTGGGCGTTGCCGGATTCGAAGATATCGACATCGGTGAGACCCTGGCAGCTGATGGTGAGATCGAACCACTGCCATTCGTGGACATCGATCCGCCGACCGTGCAGATGCAGTTCTCGATCAACGACGGTCCGTTTGCAGGTAAAGAGGGCAAGCACGTGACGTCCCGCGCGATCCGCGATCGTCTGATGCGTGAGCTCAAGACCAACATTTCGATTCAGGTGGAAGACACCGACGTTTCGGGTGTGTTCAACGTTTCGGCCCGTGGTGCGATGCAGATTGCGGTGTTGGTGGAAACCATGCGCCGCGAAGGTTTCGAACTTTGCGTGTCGCGTCCAAACGTGATTTTCCGTCGCGACGACGAGGGCAAGTTGCTCGAGCCATTCGAGACTCTCTACATCGAAGCTCCGGGCGAGTACAGCCAGGGCATCCTCAAGGCACTGGTGAACCGCAAGGGCGTCATGGAGAACATGGAGACCGAGGCCAGCGGCGCGACCTTCATCCAGGCGGTGATTCCAACCCGTGGCATCATCGGTCTCGAGACCGAGTTGGTGAACCTGACCTCCGGTCACGGCATCATGAGCCACCTCTTCAAAGAGTACGCACCACACGCTGGTGAGATCGTGAGCCGTACCACCGGAACCCTCGTTTCGATGGACCAGGGCGTGGCTACCACCTACTCGCTGCAGGCTCTTTTGGAGCGCGGTACGCTCTTCGTGGGGGCTGGCGATCAGATCTACGCAGGCATGATCGTGGGTGAGAACCCACGTGCAGGCGACCTTCCGGTGAACCCTGTGAAAGAGAAGCACCTCGACAACATGCGTTCGG
- the tnpA gene encoding IS200/IS605 family transposase gives MASTHVQILYHCVWSTKYRDPVIRAEVENDVWSVIVGVGRHNEIEVLKVGGVDDHVHVLVRVPKTMAVAEAVKRLKAGSSKSLNENRVVSSCRFAWQAGYGAFTVSSSAMGAVKLYIETQREHHRASTFQEEYVKLLKLHGVEYDEAYLWT, from the coding sequence ATGGCCAGTACCCATGTGCAGATTCTCTATCATTGCGTCTGGAGTACGAAGTATCGCGATCCGGTGATCCGGGCGGAAGTTGAGAACGATGTGTGGTCGGTGATTGTGGGGGTAGGGCGTCACAATGAGATTGAGGTTCTCAAGGTTGGGGGAGTGGATGACCACGTTCACGTGTTGGTGCGAGTGCCGAAGACGATGGCGGTGGCAGAGGCCGTGAAACGCCTCAAGGCCGGGAGCTCGAAGAGTTTGAATGAAAACCGTGTGGTCTCGTCCTGTCGGTTTGCCTGGCAGGCGGGGTATGGGGCGTTTACGGTGAGTTCATCAGCGATGGGGGCGGTGAAGCTGTATATTGAGACTCAGCGGGAGCATCATCGGGCGAGCACGTTTCAAGAGGAGTATGTGAAGTTGTTGAAGCTTCATGGTGTGGAATACGATGAGGCGTATTTGTGGACGTGA